In Litoribrevibacter albus, a single window of DNA contains:
- the secF gene encoding protein translocase subunit SecF translates to MALSDLQLDFMGKRKIATLFSLILLIASIASLATNGLKFGLDFTGGTLIEIEYSEAPQLTDVRKQLEAAGYENAVVQNFGKANDVLIRMQSDKQGLGDEVLKALQGKTEVEIELRRTEYVGPQVGEELRERGGLGMLIALLVVMAYVAVRFQYKFSVGAVLALAHDVILVLGFFSIFQFDFDLTVLGAILAVIGYSLNDTIVVSDRIRENFRIVRTDSAMEIINQSLNETLGRTLMTSLTTLLVLIALYLFGGPSMAGFALALLVGVTVGTYSSVYVAGTLLMAQNISRTDMIPAEKPETEEGVIEGEEEYVPRPEDFR, encoded by the coding sequence ATGGCATTAAGTGATTTACAACTCGACTTCATGGGGAAGCGTAAAATAGCGACCCTCTTTTCTTTGATCTTGTTAATTGCATCCATCGCTTCTTTGGCTACGAACGGCTTGAAGTTCGGCCTAGATTTTACCGGTGGTACATTGATTGAAATCGAATATTCTGAGGCACCTCAGTTAACGGATGTTCGTAAACAGCTGGAAGCAGCAGGCTACGAAAACGCCGTTGTTCAGAATTTTGGTAAGGCTAATGACGTCCTGATTCGTATGCAAAGCGATAAGCAGGGGCTTGGGGATGAAGTGTTAAAAGCACTTCAAGGTAAAACCGAGGTTGAAATCGAGCTTCGCCGAACTGAGTATGTTGGTCCTCAGGTAGGGGAAGAGCTGCGTGAGCGTGGTGGCCTTGGAATGTTGATCGCTCTGCTTGTCGTTATGGCGTATGTTGCGGTTCGATTCCAATACAAGTTCTCTGTCGGTGCGGTATTGGCATTGGCTCATGATGTGATCCTGGTATTAGGTTTCTTCTCAATCTTCCAGTTTGACTTTGACTTGACTGTATTGGGTGCCATTCTGGCGGTTATCGGTTATTCGTTGAACGATACCATCGTTGTATCTGACCGGATTCGTGAGAACTTCCGTATTGTTCGAACGGATTCTGCTATGGAGATTATCAACCAATCCTTGAACGAGACTTTGGGTCGTACCTTGATGACGTCTTTGACGACTTTATTGGTATTGATTGCACTGTATCTGTTCGGTGGTCCAAGCATGGCTGGCTTTGCCTTAGCATTGTTGGTGGGTGTCACTGTTGGTACCTACTCTTCTGTGTATGTGGCAGGCACCTTGTTGATGGCTCAGAACATCTCAAGAACGGATATGATTCCTGCTGAGAAGCCAGAAACAGAAGAAGGGGTTATCGAAGGGGAAGAGGAATACGTGCCTCGTCCAGAGGATTTCCGTTAA